The stretch of DNA CGCTCGCTGACTACGGGTATGAGACGGCAAACGCCACGCTGGAGACCAGTTGCCAGCCGGCCGATTGCACTGCCCCCGGCTCTGCCGTCACCACCACCGTCCAGCTCACCGTGCCCCTGCCGTTTGTCCCGTTCAGTGAAGACCTGCACCTCAACGCGAGCCGGCTCACCGCCTCGGCGACGCAGCTGGTCGGGCGCTTCCGGTGAGCTGCCGGCTGGAGGAACCGGTGCGGGCCCGCCGGTGGCGTGGCTTGCGGCACGCCACCCCTAAACAGGAAGGCCAGCAGGAAGGCCAGATGATCGTGCTCATCATCGGCTACGTCCTGCTCGCCCTGCTTCTCGCGACCGTGGTCATGGCGGCTACCAGCGTCTATCTCGAACACAAGAAACTGCTCTCCCTCGCCGACGGCGCCTCCGTGGCGGCGGCGGACAGCTTCACCCTGGGCCAGCTGGGCAGTTCCGCGGGGATGCCCACCACCGTGCTGGACGGGGGAAGGGTGCGGAGTGCCGCCGTCGACTATCTGCAGCGTAACGGTGCCTTCGCGCGGTTTAGCGGCCTGGCCGTGGCGCCCGGCACCGGTAGTCCGGACGGGGCCACCGCCGTCGTGACCCTGAGCGCTGCGGTCCATCCGCCCGTGGTGAATTTCCTCGTCCCCGATGGTATCCGCGTTGAGGCGAGTTCGACAGCGCGCTCGCGGCTGAGCCGCTGAGCCGGTAGGCCGCTGAGCGGGTCGGGGCGCCCGGCACGAATAGCGTAGGGTTAAAAAACCATGGCTAACATAGATTTTCCCGCTGAGATCCGCGCGCTGCGCGCCACCTACGCCTCCATCGAAAACGTTTCGAATGTCGAGGCGCTGAAGGAAGACATCGCGGAGCTGAGCGAGCGCGCGGGGGAGCCCAACCTGTGGGACGATCCTGCGGCGGCCCAGGTGATCACCTCGAAGCTCTCACACAAGCAGTCCGCACTCGAGCGCCTCAACAGGCTCGTCTCCCGGATCGACGACCTTGAGGTCCTCGTGGAGCTCGGCCAGGACGAGGACGACGCCGATTCCATGGCCGACGCCGCCACGGAGCTGGAATCAGTCCGCGCTGCCCTGCAGGAACTCGAAGTGGTCACGCTGCTCTCCGGCGAATTCGATGAGCGCGAAGCCGTTGTCACCATCCGCGCGGGGGCCGGCGGCGTGGACGCCGCCGACTTTGCAGAGATGCTGATGCGGATGTACCTCCGCTGGGCCGAACGCCACGGCTACCCCACCACCATCATGGACACCTCCTACGCCGAAGAGGCCGGGCTGAAATCCGCCACCTTCGAGGTCAAGGCCCCCTACGCCTTCGGCACCCTGAGCGTGGAG from Arthrobacter sp. B3I9 encodes:
- a CDS encoding pilus assembly protein TadG-related protein — translated: MIVLIIGYVLLALLLATVVMAATSVYLEHKKLLSLADGASVAAADSFTLGQLGSSAGMPTTVLDGGRVRSAAVDYLQRNGAFARFSGLAVAPGTGSPDGATAVVTLSAAVHPPVVNFLVPDGIRVEASSTARSRLSR
- the prfB gene encoding peptide chain release factor 2, which codes for MANIDFPAEIRALRATYASIENVSNVEALKEDIAELSERAGEPNLWDDPAAAQVITSKLSHKQSALERLNRLVSRIDDLEVLVELGQDEDDADSMADAATELESVRAALQELEVVTLLSGEFDEREAVVTIRAGAGGVDAADFAEMLMRMYLRWAERHGYPTTIMDTSYAEEAGLKSATFEVKAPYAFGTLSVEAGTHRLVRISPFDNQGRRQTSFAAVEVIPLIEQTDSIDIPDNEIRVDVFRSSGPGGQSVNTTDSAVRLTHIPTGTVVSMQNEKSQLQNRAAALRVLQSRLLLLKKEQEDAEKKAFAGDVKASWGDQMRSYVLNPYQMVKDLRTEHEVGNTSAVFDGEIDDFIDAGIRWRTDNRNAEK